In Musa acuminata AAA Group cultivar baxijiao chromosome BXJ2-3, Cavendish_Baxijiao_AAA, whole genome shotgun sequence, the following proteins share a genomic window:
- the LOC135606743 gene encoding pentatricopeptide repeat-containing protein At1g09820-like has protein sequence MRLFHRHHRLRPAKTTRATSFSSSSSTTCTTSPTPPDPSTLSHLVSRQHWSRLKTLISASAAAFATTPADAAVSFLRILLDSASTSSVAALRFSRWSQSHYRCPRAFDLPLHCRLLLALAADKLYSDLRSELHYLVRSGPHSAVSILHTLAVSAEPSRRRHDSLSILADMLILALVKNSRTSAAIEVFYRSRDFGYRLSVLSCNPLLSSLIREEKFDAVEAVYKEMIRRRIPPNLITFNTVINGFCKEGKLRRAGDLTEDMKSWGFSPSVITYNTLIDGYCKKGGAGKMYRADVLLKQMVDANIHPNVVTFNTLIDGYCKDGNSSSAMRFFQEMKRQELSPGVVTYNTLINGLSCEGKLNEALELLKEMEELNLAPNVVTYNAIINGFCKKKMMAEAKGMCDVLMGKNLLPNVITYNTLIDGYCRAGMMEDAMVLKRLMLENGISHNVSTFSCLINGFCKDGDTKSVVKLLDEMREKNVRPDIVIYNVLIRALCKEGELTKAVKLLDETLEVGLKPTHVTYNTIIDAFCVKGNLRAALNMRARMERGGKRANVVTYNVFIKYFCGRGKMEEANEFLNEMLEKGLVPNRVTYNMIKDEMIERGYVPSIDGHLCNNAS, from the coding sequence CCTCATCTCCGCCTCCGCCGCGGCCTTCGCCACCACACCCGCCGATGCCGCCGTTTCCTTCCTCCGCATCCTTCTCGATTCTGCGTCCACCTCCTCCGTCGCCGCCCTCCGCTTCTCCCGCTGGTCCCAGTCCCACTACCGCTGCCCCCGCGCCTTCGACCTCCCCCTTCACTGTCGTCTCCTCCTCGCCCTCGCTGCCGACAAGCTCTACTCCGATCTCCGCTCCGAGCTTCACTACCTCGTCAGATCCGGCCCCCACTCCGCCGTCTCCATCCTCCACACCCTCGCAGTCTCCGCTGAGCCCTCCCGCCGGCGCCATGACTCCCTCTCCATCCTCGCCGACATGCTCATCCTCGCCCTTGTCAAGAACTCGAGGACCAGCGCCGCCATCGAGGTCTTTTATCGTTCTCGGGATTTCGGGTACCGACTCTCGGTCCTTTCGTGTAACCCCTTGCTGAGCTCTTTGATCAGAGAAGAGAAGTTCGACGCCGTGGAGGCCGTGTATAAAGAGATGATTCGTAGGAGGATTCCCCCCAACCTGATCACTTTCAATACTGTCATCAATGGTTTCTGTAAGGAGGGGAAGCTAAGGAGGGCAGGGGATCTCACGGAGGACATGAAATCATGGGGGTTCTCCCCCTCGGTCATCACTTACAATACCCTAATCGATGGGTACTGCAAGAAGGGCGGGGCTGGGAAGATGTATAGGGCCGATGTCCTCTTGAAGCAGATGGTGGATGCCAACATCCACCCCAATGTTGTTACTTTTAATACTTTGATCGATGGGTACTGCAAGGATGGGAACAGTTCGTCTGCGATGAGGTTCTTCCAAGAAATGAAGCGGCAAGAGCTTTCTCCCGGTGTTGTCACCTATAATACGTTGATCAATGGGCTTTCTTGCGAGGGCAAGTTGAACGAAGCCCTCGAGCTGCTGAAGGAGATGGAGGAACTGAATCTGGCACCAAATGTGGTGACCTACAATGCTATCATCAATGGGTTTTGTAAGAAAAAAATGATGGCAGAGGCTAAAGGGATGTGTGATGTCCTTATGGGGAAGAATTTGTTGCCAAATGTTATTACTTACAATACTTTGATTGACGGGTATTGTCGAGCTGGAATGATGGAGGATGCAATGGTGTTGAAACGATTGATGTTGGAGAACGGTATTAGTCATAATGTTTCGACCTTTAGCTGCTTGATAAATGGGTTCTGTAAAGATGGGGATACGAAGAGTGTTGTGAAGCTGTTGGATGAAATGAGGGAGAAGAATGTAAGACCTGATATTGTGATTTACAATGTGCTGATTAGGGCTTTGTGCAAAGAAGGGGAGTTGACGAAGGCAGTCAAGCTTTTAGATGAGACGCTGGAGGTGGGTCTGAAGCCAACCCATGTAACATATAATACCATAATAGATGCGTTCTGTGTGAAAGGGAACCTTAGGGCAGCTTTGAACATGAGAGCAAGGATGGAGAGGGGTGGAAAGCGTGCAAATGTGGTCACTTATAACGTATTTATCAAGTACTTCTGTGGAAGAGGTAAGATGGAAGAGGCTAATGAGTTTCTAAATGAGATGTTGGAGAAAGGATTGGTTCCAAACAGGGTCACTTACAATATGATTAAGGATGAGATGATTGAGAGAGGTTATGTTCCTAGCATAGATGGACATCTTTGTAACAATGCCTCTTAG